Proteins from one Leptospira johnsonii genomic window:
- a CDS encoding 30S ribosomal protein S1, whose protein sequence is MSSQQDKSTFAEVFKQWEEKKNDEAEIRKDQVVEGKVVSVDNDNVYVAIEGLKQEGRIPRSEFDEKPEIGSLVTALVKRKESTDSGCILSKKEADQRKGWEVVKDAFKNNYQVSGRLVNEIKGKGYIVNVEGSELFLPASQLSYKFSDGENYKGVELDFKVIEINERTRSGVVSRKKLLDEVNNEKWDALAEKVKVGDKVKATVSKIASFGVFCDLEGVVGLLRQRDISYKKFAPFKQYFTIGQEIELQVLEMEKENNKLALGLKQLYEDPWVWAKRSLEKEMVIRGTVTSLTNFGAFVELKEGLEGLIHTSELTWAKKPPHPKELLKKGQEVEALILDIDFETRRLSLGLKQLQPNPWDALGPEVRVGNVLTGKVTGITKYGAFVEVENGIEGLIHISDITWDEKQKNPTSLLKKGEEVKYIILDINFDAQRISCGLKQLQEHPYEALRNRYPIGSVVQGKIKSIVDFGMFVEIEPGFEGLVHISEIPGGKDTNLAESYKPGDIVKCAVVKIDSKNKKISLSIKDFDKALEREEMAKYLKTSDTPSRESLGSFINSSLK, encoded by the coding sequence ATGAGTAGCCAACAAGACAAATCCACTTTTGCTGAAGTTTTCAAACAGTGGGAAGAAAAGAAAAACGACGAAGCTGAGATCCGCAAAGACCAAGTGGTCGAAGGTAAAGTCGTATCCGTAGACAACGATAACGTCTATGTGGCAATCGAGGGATTGAAACAAGAGGGAAGAATTCCTCGCTCCGAGTTCGATGAAAAGCCGGAAATCGGATCTTTAGTTACTGCACTTGTAAAAAGAAAAGAGTCCACAGACTCAGGATGTATCCTTTCCAAAAAAGAAGCCGACCAAAGAAAAGGTTGGGAAGTTGTTAAAGACGCATTCAAAAATAATTACCAAGTCAGCGGACGTCTGGTAAACGAGATCAAAGGAAAAGGTTACATCGTTAACGTAGAAGGTTCAGAACTTTTCCTTCCTGCATCTCAACTTAGTTATAAATTCTCCGATGGAGAAAATTACAAAGGTGTGGAACTCGATTTCAAAGTGATTGAGATCAACGAACGCACCCGCTCTGGAGTCGTTTCCAGAAAAAAACTTCTAGACGAAGTGAATAACGAGAAATGGGACGCACTCGCTGAAAAAGTTAAAGTAGGAGACAAGGTTAAAGCAACCGTTTCCAAAATTGCAAGCTTCGGAGTTTTCTGTGATCTGGAAGGAGTTGTAGGACTTCTCAGACAAAGAGATATCTCTTATAAAAAATTCGCACCATTCAAACAATACTTCACCATCGGCCAAGAGATTGAACTTCAAGTTCTGGAAATGGAGAAGGAAAACAACAAACTCGCTCTCGGACTTAAACAATTGTATGAAGATCCTTGGGTTTGGGCGAAACGTTCCTTAGAAAAAGAAATGGTGATCAGAGGAACTGTAACTTCTCTCACTAATTTCGGAGCATTCGTTGAATTGAAAGAAGGCCTCGAAGGCTTGATCCATACTTCCGAATTGACCTGGGCTAAAAAACCTCCTCATCCAAAAGAACTTCTGAAAAAAGGCCAAGAAGTAGAAGCACTTATCTTAGATATCGATTTCGAAACCAGAAGACTTTCCTTAGGCTTAAAACAACTCCAGCCAAACCCTTGGGACGCATTAGGTCCTGAAGTTAGAGTTGGTAATGTTCTTACAGGAAAAGTAACCGGCATCACTAAATACGGCGCATTCGTAGAAGTGGAAAACGGGATCGAAGGTCTGATCCACATCAGCGATATCACTTGGGATGAAAAACAAAAGAACCCAACTTCTCTACTGAAAAAAGGAGAAGAGGTTAAATACATCATCCTAGACATCAACTTCGATGCACAAAGGATCTCTTGCGGATTAAAACAACTGCAAGAACATCCTTACGAAGCATTAAGAAATCGTTATCCTATCGGTTCCGTAGTCCAAGGAAAGATCAAAAGTATCGTGGACTTCGGTATGTTCGTAGAAATCGAACCTGGTTTCGAAGGACTGGTTCACATCTCCGAGATCCCTGGCGGAAAAGACACCAATTTGGCTGAGTCTTACAAGCCTGGCGATATCGTAAAATGTGCAGTCGTTAAGATCGATTCCAAAAACAAAAAGATCTCTCTGTCTATCAAAGATTTCGACAAGGCTTTAGAAAGAGAAGAGATGGCGAAGTATCTAAAAACTTCCGACACTCCTTCCAGAGAAAGTTTAGGCAGCTTTATCAATTCTTCCTTAAAATAA
- the cmk gene encoding (d)CMP kinase, producing the protein MTENVIALDGPAGTGKSTVARELSKKLGFEYLDSGAFYRALTLHIYKIYKSKNSSISFSDWLSGKEFLPLTEGVKIFCEFSEAGENHIFLNGEDVSVEIRTPEITREIKYIADKAIFREFVNSQLRKLSETHRLVMDGRDIGTHVFPDARYKFFLTASSRVRAERRYNQLLEQGIRSDLEEIEKEIVIRDKSDTEREIAPLRKAEDAILIDTDNLPKNSVISKILGCLEPGIYNDSH; encoded by the coding sequence ATGACGGAAAACGTGATCGCATTAGATGGACCAGCCGGAACGGGAAAGAGCACAGTAGCTCGAGAACTTTCTAAAAAACTGGGATTCGAATATCTAGATTCTGGAGCATTCTACCGCGCATTAACTCTTCATATTTATAAGATCTATAAATCCAAAAATTCTTCGATCTCCTTTTCGGATTGGTTGTCCGGTAAGGAGTTCCTACCATTAACCGAAGGTGTAAAAATTTTCTGCGAATTTTCAGAAGCAGGTGAGAATCATATTTTCCTAAATGGAGAAGATGTTTCCGTAGAGATCAGAACTCCAGAGATCACAAGAGAGATCAAATACATCGCCGACAAAGCCATATTTAGAGAATTCGTAAATTCTCAATTGAGAAAACTTTCCGAGACCCATCGTTTGGTGATGGACGGTAGAGACATAGGTACCCACGTATTTCCGGACGCTCGTTACAAATTCTTTTTAACAGCATCTTCCAGAGTTCGGGCAGAAAGAAGATACAATCAATTATTAGAGCAAGGTATTCGTTCGGATTTAGAAGAAATCGAAAAGGAAATCGTGATCCGTGACAAATCCGATACGGAAAGGGAAATCGCCCCCCTCCGGAAAGCAGAGGACGCAATCCTCATTGACACAGATAACCTGCCAAAAAATAGTGTAATTAGTAAGATCCTTGGGTGCCTAGAGCCTGGCATTTATAACGATTCGCACTAA
- the aroA gene encoding 3-phosphoshikimate 1-carboxyvinyltransferase: MIPRILSSSGREITVPGDKSLSHRSVLFSVLSKGTSHVSGFLEAEDPLNTMKAFTQLGLKVEKISKGEYVFTSPGKNALHSPKSVLDFGNAGTGIRLSAGLLCGISGMKATLTGDHSLQKRPMSRIIKPLNSMGASISGKDDKAPLDIVGKKLSDFHYKSPIASAQVKSCLMLAAMASETSLEYEEDILSRDHTENMFRFLGNKLTYLSPTHFKMEPPYIFEAKEFKVPGDISSAAFFLVLGVLLKEGSVLVKNVGLNPSRIGILHALEAMGAKIIVHNKRIECGEPVGDLEAVSSNLHFSEIKEEWIPSLIDEIPILTIAGLFAKGGFVIRHAEELRAKESDRISAMVENLRNLGITVHEYPDGYEIPEIGSSTQSSELSSWLSGNAVNIFTKMDHRIAMSFMIVQAVSGLEIRPDETSWIETSFPGFETLLEGFVQ; this comes from the coding sequence ATGATTCCAAGAATCCTTAGTTCTTCCGGCAGAGAGATCACAGTTCCGGGAGACAAATCTCTTTCTCATAGAAGCGTATTATTCTCCGTATTGTCCAAAGGGACTTCTCATGTTTCCGGGTTTTTGGAAGCGGAAGATCCTTTGAACACGATGAAAGCTTTCACCCAACTCGGATTGAAAGTCGAAAAAATTTCCAAGGGTGAATATGTTTTTACAAGCCCAGGTAAAAACGCTCTCCATTCTCCTAAATCCGTTTTAGATTTTGGGAATGCGGGAACTGGGATCAGACTATCCGCCGGATTACTTTGCGGAATTTCAGGGATGAAGGCAACCTTAACCGGAGATCATTCTCTCCAAAAAAGGCCGATGTCCCGTATTATAAAACCTTTAAATTCCATGGGTGCTTCCATTTCCGGAAAGGATGATAAGGCGCCACTCGATATCGTCGGAAAAAAACTATCCGACTTTCATTATAAAAGCCCTATTGCTTCCGCTCAGGTAAAATCCTGTCTGATGCTGGCCGCTATGGCTTCTGAAACTTCTTTGGAGTACGAAGAGGATATTCTTTCCCGGGACCATACGGAAAATATGTTCCGATTTTTGGGAAACAAACTGACTTATCTTTCTCCTACTCATTTTAAAATGGAACCTCCTTATATTTTCGAGGCAAAAGAGTTCAAGGTGCCTGGAGATATTTCTTCTGCTGCATTCTTCTTGGTGCTCGGAGTTTTATTAAAAGAAGGTTCCGTCCTTGTGAAGAATGTAGGATTAAATCCTTCTCGTATCGGGATACTTCATGCGCTCGAGGCGATGGGCGCAAAAATTATAGTCCATAACAAAAGGATAGAATGTGGGGAGCCTGTTGGAGATCTGGAAGCGGTCTCATCTAATTTACATTTTTCTGAAATTAAAGAAGAATGGATCCCTTCTCTCATTGATGAGATCCCTATCCTTACGATTGCAGGTCTGTTTGCAAAAGGTGGATTTGTGATCCGTCATGCAGAAGAACTTCGTGCAAAAGAATCCGATCGAATTTCCGCCATGGTGGAAAATCTTCGAAATTTAGGGATCACAGTCCATGAATATCCGGACGGGTATGAGATCCCTGAAATCGGCTCTAGTACACAATCTTCGGAACTTTCTTCTTGGCTTTCCGGAAATGCAGTGAATATTTTTACTAAAATGGATCATAGGATCGCAATGAGTTTTATGATCGTCCAAGCGGTGAGCGGTTTGGAAATTCGCCCGGATGAAACTTCTTGGATAGAAACTTCTTTTCCTGGATTCGAAACTTTGTTGGAAGGTTTTGTGCAATGA
- a CDS encoding prephenate dehydrogenase: protein MKAEFSRILIYGLGMMGASLSLALRKKNSSAEIVGVVGSLSSKEKGIRLKSADQIFTSEEFLRSPDWESYDLIVFGVPVNTTVEVISKLPSGFKGLLTDMGSTKQEIVHEVESVLKGEHRYVSSHPMCGSEESGLEFGNADLYENRLCILTRPKGATDEAYSEIENFWKFLGMSTTEIPAKDHDKILSYVSHVPHLIASLMTNWVWENRCVREFTQNSPLPLTGGGFRDMTRIAGSNPKMWSPIFSSNQEEIYKALLDYKDRLDKLLSELNPEKPLDLKHWESFMEKSHIDRDAILKKQNDSKNP, encoded by the coding sequence GTGAAAGCTGAATTTTCTAGAATCCTGATTTACGGCCTGGGAATGATGGGTGCCTCCCTCTCTTTGGCCTTACGTAAAAAAAACTCCTCCGCAGAGATAGTGGGAGTGGTAGGATCTCTCTCCAGTAAGGAGAAGGGGATCCGTCTTAAATCTGCGGATCAAATTTTCACTTCCGAAGAATTTTTGAGATCTCCGGACTGGGAATCTTATGACCTGATCGTTTTCGGAGTTCCTGTCAATACAACTGTTGAGGTGATCTCCAAACTTCCTTCCGGTTTCAAAGGCCTTTTGACGGATATGGGTTCCACCAAACAAGAGATCGTTCACGAGGTTGAGTCGGTTCTGAAAGGAGAACATAGATATGTTTCTTCTCATCCGATGTGCGGCTCCGAAGAATCCGGTTTGGAATTCGGAAATGCTGACTTGTATGAAAATCGACTTTGTATTTTGACTAGACCAAAAGGTGCGACTGACGAGGCATATTCAGAGATAGAAAATTTTTGGAAATTTTTAGGAATGTCTACTACCGAAATTCCTGCAAAGGACCATGATAAGATTTTGTCATATGTTTCTCACGTTCCTCATTTGATCGCTTCTCTTATGACAAACTGGGTTTGGGAAAACAGGTGTGTAAGGGAGTTCACACAAAATTCCCCTCTGCCTTTGACCGGCGGAGGGTTTAGGGACATGACAAGAATCGCGGGTTCCAATCCAAAAATGTGGTCGCCGATATTTTCTTCCAACCAAGAGGAGATTTATAAGGCGCTTTTGGACTATAAGGATAGATTGGATAAACTTCTTTCCGAGCTGAATCCGGAAAAGCCGCTCGACCTAAAACATTGGGAGTCCTTCATGGAAAAATCTCATATCGATAGGGACGCAATTTTAAAGAAACAAAATGATTCCAAGAATCCTTAG
- the pheA gene encoding prephenate dehydratase, whose product MAKNDDKLKEFRERIDSLDKEIVKAIQARAEIASEIGEIKRENNEPIYRPDREKDVYEKILGLNGGPLPDKVLIAIYREIMSGSFSVEKGLKIGYLGPEGSFSHQAVRARFGTSVEATEFPSIPEVFRAVETDKADYGVVPVENSSEGLVNSTLDQFLVSDLNIYSEIYLKIHLNLLGFEHDLSKIKTLYGIKIANSQCRNWIAANLPHVEISETPSTSRAASIVAEKKEACAAVASSIAAEIYGLDLVRESIEDMSDNTTRFLIIGKNQCPPTGSDKTSVVFSIPDKPGSLYNVLKPIFDKGINMTKVESRPTRRTSWEYNFFIDFLGHKTDPKIEEVLNVLKENTIYLRILGSYPISPPNP is encoded by the coding sequence ATGGCCAAGAATGACGACAAACTGAAAGAGTTCCGGGAAAGGATAGATTCCCTGGACAAAGAAATCGTAAAGGCTATCCAGGCCAGGGCGGAGATTGCCTCCGAGATCGGAGAGATCAAACGAGAGAATAACGAGCCGATCTATCGTCCAGACAGAGAAAAGGATGTATACGAAAAGATCCTTGGACTAAATGGAGGACCTCTTCCGGATAAGGTTCTCATTGCAATTTATAGAGAGATCATGTCCGGCTCCTTCTCCGTGGAGAAGGGATTAAAGATAGGTTACCTAGGACCGGAAGGATCTTTTTCTCACCAAGCAGTTCGTGCTAGATTCGGAACTTCTGTCGAAGCTACTGAGTTTCCTTCTATTCCGGAAGTTTTCCGAGCGGTCGAAACCGACAAGGCGGATTACGGAGTGGTCCCTGTGGAAAATTCTTCCGAAGGACTTGTGAACTCCACTCTGGATCAGTTCTTAGTTTCCGATCTAAATATTTATTCTGAAATTTATCTTAAGATCCATTTGAATCTTTTAGGATTCGAGCACGATCTTTCTAAGATCAAAACTTTATACGGGATCAAGATCGCAAATTCACAATGTCGGAATTGGATCGCTGCAAATCTTCCTCATGTGGAAATTTCGGAAACTCCTTCTACTTCTAGGGCTGCAAGTATTGTTGCGGAGAAGAAGGAGGCCTGCGCTGCAGTAGCTTCTTCTATCGCTGCCGAAATTTACGGCCTAGATTTGGTTCGAGAATCTATCGAAGATATGTCGGACAATACCACTAGGTTTTTGATCATAGGAAAAAATCAATGTCCTCCAACCGGGAGTGATAAAACCTCTGTTGTGTTTTCCATCCCGGATAAACCCGGATCTTTGTACAATGTATTAAAACCGATCTTTGATAAAGGGATCAATATGACCAAGGTGGAGTCCAGACCTACTCGTAGGACTTCTTGGGAGTATAACTTCTTCATAGATTTCTTAGGTCATAAAACGGATCCTAAGATCGAAGAGGTACTGAACGTATTAAAAGAAAATACAATCTATCTCAGGATTTTGGGGTCTTATCCGATCTCTCCACCTAACCCGTGA
- the scpB gene encoding SMC-Scp complex subunit ScpB → MIEALLFLSGEPLKLASIAKSIDCEKQEARDILDELILDYQEKDGGFVLREIAGSYQFSTNEKYSEILARLFKEKKREQLSRSSLDTLAIIAYKQPITLSEIDDIRGVSSRAMVTSLISKKLVKPVGNKEVPGRPALYGTTKEFLIHFGLNKLTDLPAPVEVKELKFENLDDLIENGQE, encoded by the coding sequence CTGATAGAAGCGCTGCTTTTCCTTTCCGGGGAGCCGCTTAAACTAGCAAGTATCGCAAAATCCATAGACTGTGAAAAACAGGAAGCTCGTGATATATTGGACGAGCTGATCTTGGATTACCAAGAGAAGGACGGAGGATTCGTTCTTAGAGAGATCGCAGGCTCTTACCAATTTTCCACGAACGAAAAATATTCTGAAATTTTAGCAAGGCTCTTCAAAGAGAAGAAGAGAGAACAACTCTCCCGTTCCAGTTTGGATACTTTGGCGATCATTGCTTATAAACAACCCATCACATTATCTGAAATTGATGATATACGCGGAGTTTCTTCCAGAGCAATGGTGACTTCTCTTATTTCTAAAAAACTGGTAAAACCGGTGGGTAATAAAGAAGTTCCAGGAAGGCCTGCATTGTACGGGACCACTAAGGAATTTTTGATACATTTCGGATTAAATAAACTGACCGATTTACCTGCTCCTGTGGAAGTGAAGGAATTAAAATTCGAAAACCTGGATGATTTGATAGAGAATGGCCAAGAATGA
- a CDS encoding segregation and condensation protein A — protein MERENATQSFVVQWNNSEGGITEGPLSLLWSLIESYKVDIFEVTLSRITQDFLNFIKISASIHIDMGAEYALMAANLVYLKSKALLPDPGFEEEDYDPPLPPELVEKLLEHKKFQLTAQKMGDVDKVQAGVFSRETNQVIDESESWLDLSLLDLISAFNEILEKREDEGEIPALLTAPHRYSVEEKMGTISELLVERSDISFEELFSTVKPEKAEIVAVFLAMLELCKQRIVSIRQHKTFGEIRIFLVGEPWNATKPA, from the coding sequence ATGGAAAGAGAAAACGCCACACAATCCTTCGTAGTTCAATGGAATAATTCCGAAGGTGGTATTACGGAGGGACCTTTAAGTCTTCTCTGGTCTCTAATCGAAAGTTATAAGGTGGATATATTCGAAGTAACCCTTTCTAGGATCACCCAAGACTTTCTAAACTTCATTAAGATTTCTGCAAGTATTCATATAGACATGGGAGCGGAATACGCTCTTATGGCCGCTAATTTAGTTTATCTCAAATCTAAAGCTTTATTACCCGATCCGGGTTTCGAGGAAGAAGATTATGATCCTCCTCTTCCTCCCGAACTGGTCGAAAAACTTCTAGAACATAAAAAATTTCAATTAACTGCCCAGAAGATGGGAGATGTGGACAAGGTCCAAGCGGGAGTATTTTCCAGAGAGACCAATCAGGTTATAGACGAGTCCGAATCCTGGCTAGATCTAAGCCTTTTAGACCTGATCTCCGCATTTAATGAGATCTTGGAAAAACGAGAAGATGAAGGCGAGATTCCCGCTTTACTTACCGCGCCCCACCGGTATTCTGTCGAGGAAAAGATGGGTACCATTTCCGAACTGCTCGTCGAACGTTCGGATATCTCCTTTGAAGAATTGTTTTCTACGGTCAAGCCCGAGAAAGCCGAGATTGTAGCCGTCTTTCTGGCAATGTTGGAGCTCTGCAAGCAGAGAATTGTATCCATCCGCCAGCATAAAACTTTCGGCGAAATCCGTATATTCTTGGTGGGAGAACCGTGGAACGCGACAAAGCCGGCTTAA
- a CDS encoding response regulator, translated as MARILVVDDAKFMRTMVKDALVAGGHEIVGEAENGNIAVDQYKAIKPDLVTMDITMREKDGIEAAQEIFKLDPKARIIMVTALGQEELLAKAIKMGVKDFVVKPFSPERLQQAAEKALNS; from the coding sequence ATGGCCAGAATTCTCGTAGTAGACGATGCAAAATTCATGAGGACCATGGTGAAGGACGCACTCGTCGCCGGAGGGCATGAGATCGTCGGCGAGGCCGAAAACGGAAACATCGCTGTTGATCAGTACAAAGCGATCAAGCCGGACCTAGTCACCATGGATATCACCATGAGAGAAAAAGACGGGATCGAAGCAGCCCAGGAAATTTTTAAATTGGATCCGAAAGCGCGTATCATCATGGTAACTGCTCTTGGTCAGGAAGAACTTCTTGCGAAAGCGATCAAGATGGGAGTGAAGGATTTCGTTGTAAAACCTTTCTCACCTGAAAGATTGCAACAGGCGGCAGAAAAAGCACTGAATTCCTAA